A window of the Deltaproteobacteria bacterium genome harbors these coding sequences:
- a CDS encoding 4Fe-4S dicluster domain-containing protein has product MKVIGVHLDRCTGCKTCELYCAVERGSNGKTLLKAAQETPLPQPRLRVEGNNEFTFPLQCRHCLQAPCLNACLNAALVRDPETNLVLVREERCIACWTCTLFCPFGVIFPWPERKFALKCDRCAFMENPVCLEVCPCQALELVELEDFEKIPGQRRAEVGKTLAGKKEKGLLLLDLGE; this is encoded by the coding sequence ATGAAGGTGATTGGAGTCCACCTGGATCGCTGCACGGGGTGTAAGACCTGTGAGCTTTATTGTGCGGTAGAGAGGGGAAGTAACGGGAAAACGCTGCTGAAAGCTGCCCAGGAAACCCCCTTGCCCCAACCGCGGCTCCGGGTGGAAGGAAACAATGAATTTACCTTCCCCCTGCAGTGTCGCCACTGCCTTCAGGCTCCTTGCCTGAATGCCTGCCTCAACGCCGCTCTGGTCCGCGATCCGGAAACAAATCTTGTGCTGGTCCGGGAGGAACGCTGCATCGCCTGCTGGACCTGTACCCTGTTCTGTCCCTTTGGGGTTATTTTCCCCTGGCCGGAAAGAAAATTCGCTCTCAAATGCGACCGGTGTGCCTTTATGGAAAACCCCGTCTGCCTGGAAGTTTGCCCTTGTCAAGCCTTGGAGCTTGTAGAACTCGAGGATTTCGAGAAAATCCCTGGCCAGAGGCGGGCGGAAGTGGGCAAAACACTGGCCGGGAAAAAAGAAAAGGGCTTGCTTTTACTCGATCTGGGAGAATAA